From Bacillota bacterium, one genomic window encodes:
- a CDS encoding flagellar FlbD family protein: protein MIRVHRLDGSEIVVNADLIETIEATPDTIITLTTGKKLVVRDAVDEVVAAVVAHKRAIALGQGIPDTGGAART, encoded by the coding sequence ATGATCAGGGTACACCGGCTTGACGGGTCCGAGATCGTGGTGAACGCAGATCTGATAGAGACTATCGAGGCGACCCCGGATACCATCATCACGCTCACCACCGGCAAGAAGCTCGTTGTAAGGGACGCTGTTGACGAGGTGGTGGCGGCTGTGGTTGCCCACAAGAGGGCGATCGCGCTAGGGCAAGGGATACCGGACACCGGAGGAGCGGCGCGCACGTAG